A DNA window from Niabella yanshanensis contains the following coding sequences:
- a CDS encoding dihydrodipicolinate synthase family protein encodes MITEKKFVPVMLTPFDESGAIDYDALTSITLYYLDAGAKGLFANCQSSEMFDLSPKERLQVIAHVVRITEGRLPVVAAGNFGATLSEQAEFIKQVYSLGVQAVILLTNQLVKANEPEEVLEANIMELFSLTGAIPVGFYECPVPYKIILSPALLARLAGTGRVTYHKDTCLDLAEVEKKNELTQTQPDFGLYDAYMAHAVDSLKAGSAGLSCIQGNYFPELVVWLCNNYNNRELTGDVKRVQQFFIDEMQVMHEDYPIAAKYFLQKRGLPMSTYVRKKGNTAVSETTVERMDQLYNRYHALARNLSIL; translated from the coding sequence ATGATAACAGAAAAAAAATTTGTTCCTGTAATGCTCACGCCGTTCGATGAAAGCGGGGCTATCGATTATGACGCGTTGACATCAATTACTCTTTATTATCTGGATGCGGGTGCGAAAGGACTATTTGCCAACTGCCAGTCAAGTGAGATGTTTGACCTCAGCCCGAAGGAACGACTTCAGGTGATTGCTCATGTGGTTCGCATTACAGAGGGCAGGCTGCCGGTGGTAGCAGCCGGTAATTTTGGAGCAACTCTTAGCGAGCAGGCAGAATTTATAAAGCAGGTTTATAGCTTGGGCGTACAGGCCGTGATATTGCTGACCAACCAATTGGTAAAGGCAAATGAGCCGGAAGAAGTACTGGAAGCGAATATTATGGAGTTATTTTCCCTTACAGGGGCGATCCCTGTTGGCTTTTATGAATGCCCCGTACCGTATAAGATAATATTGTCCCCCGCATTACTGGCCCGGTTGGCCGGTACAGGCAGGGTGACCTATCATAAAGATACCTGTCTGGATTTAGCTGAAGTGGAAAAGAAAAATGAGTTGACCCAAACCCAGCCAGATTTTGGATTGTATGATGCTTATATGGCACATGCAGTGGATTCTTTAAAAGCAGGCTCAGCAGGGCTTTCCTGTATACAGGGAAATTATTTCCCCGAACTGGTTGTATGGTTATGTAACAATTACAACAACCGGGAGCTAACCGGCGATGTAAAGAGGGTACAGCAGTTTTTTATCGATGAAATGCAGGTCATGCATGAAGATTATCCCATAGCGGCGAAATATTTTCTGCAAAAACGAGGGCTGCCTATGAGCACTTACGTACGGAAGAAAGGGAATACGGCGGTGTCAGAAACTACCGTAGAACGTATGGATCAATTGTATAACAGGTATCATGCACTCGCCCGGAACCTCTCTATCCTTTAA
- a CDS encoding sodium:solute symporter, producing MQTLPVIDIVVILIYLAAMVYVGYFFSRKNKSQDQFTKASGHIPGWAIGLSIYATFLSSNTFLGVPGKAFGANWNAFAFSLSMPLAAWVAVKYFIPFYRRTGEISAYTNLEKRFGPWARTYAVVCFIFTQIARMGSIFFGLSLTLQALTGYDMKMIMLIVGICIILYTVMGGIEAVIWTEVVQGILKTIGAILIVYLVVSHVDGGFGKIWDLGKADEKFSLGNLSPDFTSSSFWVVLLYGFFMNLNNFGMDQNYVQRYHTATSQKEAAKSIWLCVWIYIPASLLFFVIGSCLYAYYQLNPDLLEPIRMQTAIERLGADAGEHQVRALAATLQPADFGDKVMPNFMVTMIPAGLLGLIISAILSAGMSTISSGMNASATVFAEDVYKRYINRNVTEKQGLRLLHTGTVVFGLLGMIAGVLMIGVKSVLDIWWQLSGIFAGGMLGLFLLGIVSKRTGNHAALIATITGILVILWMTFSYLLPDSYASLRNPLHANMIMVVGTLVIFLVGLLFTRKKKAPVKVS from the coding sequence ATGCAAACCTTGCCTGTTATAGATATAGTTGTAATCCTTATATACCTGGCGGCCATGGTATATGTAGGATATTTTTTTTCAAGAAAGAATAAAAGCCAGGACCAGTTTACCAAGGCATCCGGCCATATTCCCGGGTGGGCCATCGGTCTGTCCATCTATGCCACTTTCCTCAGTAGTAATACCTTCCTTGGTGTGCCCGGTAAAGCTTTTGGCGCTAACTGGAATGCCTTTGCGTTTAGTCTTTCCATGCCATTGGCAGCCTGGGTTGCCGTAAAATATTTTATACCATTTTACCGCAGGACGGGCGAAATATCTGCTTATACGAATCTCGAAAAGCGGTTCGGTCCCTGGGCAAGAACTTATGCCGTGGTGTGTTTTATATTTACGCAGATCGCGCGCATGGGATCTATTTTCTTTGGCCTTTCCCTGACTTTGCAGGCCCTGACCGGCTATGATATGAAAATGATCATGCTGATTGTTGGGATATGTATCATTCTTTACACAGTAATGGGCGGTATCGAAGCCGTAATATGGACAGAAGTGGTACAGGGTATTCTAAAAACGATAGGGGCCATACTCATTGTTTATCTCGTCGTGTCCCATGTAGATGGTGGCTTTGGAAAGATATGGGATCTGGGTAAGGCTGATGAAAAGTTTAGCCTGGGTAATTTATCTCCGGACTTTACTTCGTCTTCCTTTTGGGTAGTTCTGCTTTATGGCTTTTTTATGAACCTGAACAATTTTGGTATGGATCAGAACTATGTGCAGCGCTATCATACAGCTACCTCTCAGAAAGAAGCCGCTAAGTCAATATGGCTCTGTGTATGGATCTATATACCAGCCTCTCTTTTATTCTTTGTTATTGGCTCCTGCCTGTATGCTTACTACCAGCTTAACCCCGACTTGTTAGAACCTATACGTATGCAAACTGCTATAGAGCGGCTGGGAGCGGACGCTGGAGAGCACCAGGTAAGGGCACTTGCCGCAACACTGCAACCAGCGGACTTCGGCGATAAGGTGATGCCGAATTTTATGGTAACGATGATCCCTGCCGGTTTATTAGGACTGATCATTTCTGCGATACTTTCTGCCGGTATGAGTACCATCAGTTCAGGTATGAACGCCTCTGCTACCGTATTTGCTGAAGATGTTTACAAAAGATATATCAACAGGAATGTTACCGAAAAACAGGGACTTCGTTTGCTGCATACCGGTACGGTTGTTTTTGGTTTATTAGGAATGATTGCCGGCGTGCTGATGATTGGAGTAAAAAGTGTTCTGGATATCTGGTGGCAACTGTCAGGAATATTTGCAGGGGGCATGCTGGGACTTTTTTTACTGGGTATTGTCTCCAAACGTACTGGTAATCATGCAGCGCTGATTGCTACCATTACAGGTATACTGGTGATTCTCTGGATGACTTTTTCTTACCTGCTTCCCGATAGCTACGCTTCGCTACGTAACCCGCTTCATGCCAATATGATCATGGTGGTAGGTACGCTGGTGATTTTCCTGGTTGGCCTCCTGTTTACGCGGAAGAAGAAAGCCCCGGTTAAGGTTAGTTAA
- a CDS encoding LacI family DNA-binding transcriptional regulator, with product MKNTTIKTIAQVTSLSLTTVSRVLNGSAKKYRISEETQKLVLKAAAKLNYAPNRAAVSLRLKRSFSVGLVIPTLSNPYFADVASMVSHALRAKGYSVVLMDCDEDENSEVEAVRLLVAQNIEGVIIIPSGAASAHIDTLLQRKIPVISIDRYHEDIPVSYVATHHYEGAYDITKYLLQAGHKRIACLQGSNSVVSNNLRVKGYTDAMKAAGCSVFSVAGNSFTSESGYIETKLLLQKKDRPTAIFALSDTILLGALKALEEDDVRVPEDMSVVTFDNSSYLDFLACPITSVAQPVNDIANISIKILLEQIEAHLKGTEVQQMKLLINPSVVYRKSVKKIGKGRPGRLV from the coding sequence TTGAAAAATACAACCATTAAAACGATTGCCCAAGTAACCAGTTTGTCGCTTACCACGGTATCGAGGGTATTAAATGGCTCAGCAAAAAAATACAGGATCAGCGAGGAAACGCAAAAGCTGGTGCTGAAGGCGGCAGCGAAACTCAACTACGCACCTAACCGGGCAGCAGTAAGCCTTCGGCTGAAGCGAAGCTTTTCGGTAGGGTTGGTCATACCCACGCTCTCCAATCCCTATTTTGCAGATGTTGCCAGCATGGTTAGTCATGCCTTAAGAGCTAAAGGCTATTCAGTGGTATTGATGGACTGTGATGAAGATGAAAACTCAGAGGTAGAAGCGGTAAGGCTATTGGTTGCGCAAAATATAGAAGGCGTTATCATTATCCCATCGGGGGCAGCAAGTGCCCATATAGATACGCTGCTTCAGAGAAAGATACCCGTAATAAGTATTGACCGTTATCATGAAGATATACCGGTATCATATGTGGCAACTCATCATTATGAGGGGGCTTATGATATAACGAAGTACCTGTTACAGGCAGGCCATAAAAGAATTGCATGCCTGCAGGGAAGCAATTCGGTGGTGTCGAATAATTTAAGGGTGAAAGGATACACAGATGCCATGAAAGCTGCGGGCTGTTCTGTTTTCAGCGTTGCGGGTAACAGTTTTACCAGCGAAAGCGGATATATTGAAACCAAGTTGCTACTGCAAAAAAAAGACCGGCCCACTGCAATTTTCGCGTTAAGCGATACCATCCTGCTGGGGGCATTAAAAGCATTGGAAGAGGATGATGTCCGTGTACCGGAAGATATGTCTGTGGTGACATTTGATAATTCCTCCTATCTTGATTTCCTGGCCTGCCCTATTACCAGTGTTGCGCAACCGGTAAATGATATTGCCAACATTTCCATCAAGATTTTATTGGAGCAGATTGAAGCCCATTTAAAAGGCACAGAAGTGCAACAGATGAAGCTGTTGATCAATCCCTCGGTGGTCTACCGGAAATCAGTAAAAAAAATAGGCAAAGGGCGCCCGGGCAGGCTTGTATAA